A window of Bradyrhizobium sp. AZCC 1610 contains these coding sequences:
- a CDS encoding peptide ABC transporter substrate-binding protein has translation MTKRSKSASNYSRRDTLRMMALGGAASIFAPNLLTKPAFGQKAPRVPKGRIVVGLSQEPTVFNPLMAHIEVDDGVHFSLFDALFRIDPKGVIQPNLAVEVPTQKNGGISEDGLNWRIRLRDDVRWHDGKPFTAEDVKFTLELITKPNFRSWRTTGHSLVRDIAVVSPVEITWQMEQAFAPYLSFLTETFMVPKHILEKEADPNNAAFNQAPIGTGAFKWSARLPGDRIELVANSNYFGEGPFIERLIFKYIPDLTVLYTQFKSGDVDLVGQSYISPDHYEEARKLTSRVVTLEPKSSFESLYLNLERPQFKELQVRQALYAAIDKKAIIDGLYYGVPTPTETFMPRQSFYYNPGLPVQEFSVKRAQQILDAAGWVPGKDKIRVKDGVRLSFTNSTTSGDPLREQVQQYLQQTFAEIGVEMTISNLPAAVMWGEFWQRSRFDSVIVGSTYLIGADPDVTNRLHSLAIANKGGRGSNNAQYVNPEVDSLLEKGSRTFDPEARRAIYFRVQELVRHDLPLLPLYQNVAVQGHKKGIQGAVSNGNTRTESWNAGAWSWAS, from the coding sequence ATGACCAAGCGTTCCAAATCTGCATCAAACTACTCGCGGCGCGACACATTGCGAATGATGGCCTTAGGCGGGGCTGCCAGCATCTTCGCGCCCAATCTGTTGACCAAGCCCGCCTTCGGCCAAAAGGCTCCACGAGTTCCCAAGGGCCGGATTGTCGTCGGACTCTCGCAAGAACCCACGGTCTTTAATCCGCTGATGGCACATATCGAGGTCGATGACGGCGTCCATTTCTCGCTTTTCGATGCGCTCTTTCGCATCGATCCCAAAGGCGTAATTCAGCCGAACCTTGCTGTCGAAGTGCCGACCCAAAAGAACGGCGGCATATCGGAGGACGGTCTCAATTGGCGGATCCGCTTGCGCGACGATGTGCGTTGGCACGACGGCAAGCCTTTCACGGCTGAGGACGTGAAATTCACCCTCGAACTCATCACGAAGCCGAACTTCCGCAGTTGGCGTACAACGGGGCACTCGTTGGTGCGCGACATTGCCGTGGTCTCGCCTGTCGAGATTACATGGCAGATGGAGCAGGCTTTCGCACCGTATTTGTCGTTCCTGACCGAAACCTTCATGGTGCCGAAGCACATCCTGGAGAAGGAGGCTGATCCAAACAATGCCGCCTTCAACCAAGCGCCAATCGGTACTGGTGCATTCAAGTGGAGCGCGCGCCTTCCTGGCGACCGTATCGAGCTTGTCGCCAATTCGAATTATTTCGGTGAAGGTCCTTTTATCGAGCGGCTAATCTTCAAATACATCCCCGATCTCACTGTCCTCTACACCCAATTCAAGAGCGGCGACGTGGATCTCGTGGGCCAGTCATACATCAGCCCAGATCATTACGAGGAAGCTCGCAAGCTGACGAGCCGGGTGGTAACGCTGGAGCCCAAATCCTCATTCGAGTCTCTTTACCTGAATCTCGAGCGCCCGCAGTTTAAGGAGCTGCAGGTTCGCCAGGCGCTCTATGCAGCGATCGACAAGAAGGCCATTATCGACGGGCTTTACTACGGCGTGCCGACTCCGACTGAGACCTTCATGCCGCGGCAGTCCTTCTATTATAACCCGGGCCTGCCGGTGCAGGAGTTCAGCGTCAAGCGCGCGCAGCAGATCCTCGACGCGGCCGGCTGGGTGCCCGGAAAGGATAAGATACGAGTAAAAGACGGGGTGCGTCTGTCTTTCACCAACTCGACCACGTCAGGCGACCCCCTTCGCGAGCAGGTGCAGCAGTATCTGCAGCAGACGTTTGCAGAGATCGGCGTCGAGATGACCATCTCCAACCTTCCCGCCGCGGTGATGTGGGGCGAATTCTGGCAACGATCGCGTTTCGATTCGGTCATAGTAGGCAGCACCTATTTGATCGGCGCAGACCCGGACGTCACCAACCGCTTACATTCGCTTGCGATCGCTAATAAGGGCGGCCGCGGCTCAAACAATGCGCAATACGTCAATCCGGAGGTCGACTCTCTATTGGAGAAAGGCAGCCGCACCTTCGATCCGGAAGCACGGCGCGCAATTTACTTCCGCGTACAAGAACTGGTCCGGCATGACCTGCCCTTACTGCCGCTTTATCAGAACGTTGCCGTGCAGGGGCACAAGAAAGGGATTCAAGGTGCGGTGTCTAATGGCAACACGCGCACCGAATCCTGGAATGCCGGCGCCTGGTCTTGGGCGAGCTGA
- a CDS encoding ABC transporter permease, with amino-acid sequence MRGFLLNRLSQSLVLLVIVSIIGFIILSLIPGGPLSQYARDPSMTQQDMERLAEQLGLNRPLWIQYFDWVWRLVQGDWGRSFRDGTSVLAVIGRHIFATLLLMGTSTVIAIAIGTWIGIRGATHRYSMFDYLATIGAMVALSIPTFWFGLVGIYVFSLQLGWVPAGNMYTIGDGSVLNYLHHLILPSVVLSLVHVAVWSRYMRTATLDAISQDFVKTARAKGLSERRILLKHVVGNALLPMITLAGVQLPSILTGALVTETVFTWPGMGRLFLDSLGYSDYPVVMGLLIFSAILVILGNLIADIVVAIVDPRIRLA; translated from the coding sequence ATGCGCGGATTTCTGCTGAATCGCCTCTCACAGAGCCTCGTGCTGCTGGTGATCGTCTCGATCATCGGCTTCATCATTCTGAGCCTTATTCCAGGCGGCCCCCTGTCGCAATACGCGCGGGATCCAAGCATGACCCAGCAGGATATGGAGCGGCTGGCGGAACAGTTGGGGTTGAACAGGCCGCTATGGATCCAGTATTTCGACTGGGTGTGGCGCCTTGTGCAAGGCGACTGGGGCCGCTCCTTCCGTGACGGAACATCCGTGCTGGCCGTGATCGGACGGCATATCTTTGCCACGCTGCTGCTGATGGGTACCTCGACGGTGATCGCGATCGCAATCGGCACCTGGATCGGTATTCGTGGCGCCACCCACCGCTATTCGATGTTTGACTATCTAGCAACGATCGGCGCCATGGTCGCGCTATCGATCCCGACCTTCTGGTTCGGGCTTGTCGGGATCTACGTGTTCTCCCTGCAGCTAGGTTGGGTGCCTGCAGGGAACATGTACACTATCGGCGACGGCTCCGTTCTGAACTACCTGCACCATCTGATCCTGCCAAGCGTGGTGCTGTCACTTGTCCATGTCGCGGTTTGGAGCCGCTACATGCGGACGGCGACGCTGGACGCCATCAGCCAGGACTTCGTCAAAACTGCCCGCGCCAAGGGCCTGAGCGAGCGCCGAATTCTCTTGAAACATGTTGTCGGCAACGCACTCCTGCCAATGATCACGCTTGCCGGAGTGCAGCTGCCCAGCATTCTAACGGGTGCATTGGTGACCGAGACGGTCTTTACCTGGCCAGGAATGGGACGGTTGTTTCTCGACAGCCTCGGCTACAGCGACTACCCGGTCGTGATGGGGTTGCTGATATTCTCCGCCATCCTCGTCATTCTCGGAAACCTGATCGCCGACATCGTCGTCGCCATTGTCGACCCGCGCATTCGTCTGGCTTGA
- a CDS encoding ABC transporter permease: protein MTALAVSTAPSRWWHSRAVLRFIGHRLALLGLAMITLLTLACVLGPYLLPYDSLHIDLRARFAPPMTGNHYLGTDPLGRDLAARLLMAGRISLLVGFSAMLLSLVIGTLVGVVAGYRGGWISAVLMRTVDGFLSFPSIFLVLALAAALRPSPVMITVIIALTKWMEVARIVEAEVRSLREREFVQAGRMLGLSGTHIMFREILPNAMGPIIVAASLTVARAILLEAYISFLGFGIQPPLPSWGNMLNGAQQYLARAPWLAIIPGAAITIAVTSFNFIGDGLRDALDVRDDHI from the coding sequence ATGACCGCTCTCGCCGTAAGCACAGCTCCGAGCCGATGGTGGCACAGCCGCGCGGTACTCCGCTTCATTGGCCATCGCCTGGCGCTGCTAGGTCTGGCAATGATCACGCTGCTGACGCTGGCATGCGTCTTAGGCCCCTATCTGCTGCCTTATGACTCGCTCCACATTGACTTGCGCGCCCGCTTCGCTCCTCCGATGACGGGAAATCATTATCTTGGCACCGATCCGCTGGGGCGTGACTTGGCTGCTCGACTGTTGATGGCAGGCCGGATCTCGCTGCTGGTGGGATTTTCGGCGATGCTATTATCGTTAGTGATCGGCACACTTGTTGGCGTGGTCGCGGGGTATCGCGGCGGCTGGATCAGCGCAGTCCTCATGCGTACGGTCGATGGCTTCTTGTCGTTTCCATCGATCTTTCTCGTACTGGCGCTGGCTGCAGCATTGCGGCCCAGCCCCGTCATGATCACGGTTATCATCGCACTCACCAAGTGGATGGAGGTTGCCCGCATCGTCGAGGCTGAGGTTCGCTCGCTACGCGAACGCGAGTTTGTCCAGGCCGGTCGGATGCTTGGGCTAAGCGGAACGCATATCATGTTCAGGGAGATCTTGCCCAACGCTATGGGTCCGATCATCGTAGCCGCCAGTTTGACGGTCGCCCGCGCGATACTTCTGGAAGCGTATATTAGCTTCCTCGGTTTTGGGATCCAGCCGCCACTGCCCAGCTGGGGAAACATGCTCAACGGCGCCCAACAGTACCTGGCCAGAGCGCCCTGGCTTGCCATCATTCCTGGCGCTGCGATTACGATCGCGGTGACAAGCTTCAATTTCATCGGCGACGGGCTGCGCGACGCGCTCGACGTGCGAGACGATCACATCTGA
- a CDS encoding aspartate aminotransferase family protein, whose amino-acid sequence MSSNSLIELDRAHLVHPVSSYRSHEASGVRVLRSAKGATLTDASGHKLLDGFAGLWCVNAGYGQESIVEAATRQLRELPYATGYFGLGSEPAIRLAARLAELAPGDLNHVYFTLGGSDAVDSTIRFIRYYYHAKAMPQKDQFISVEQGYHGSSTAGAGLTALPAFHAGFGVPYSWQHKIPSHYAYRNPVGSHPQAIIDASIAALRAKIAELGADRVAAFYVEPIQGSGGVLVPPPSWLKAMHAVCKENDILFVADEVITGFGRVGPFFACEEDDVVPDFMTTAKGLTSGYVPMGAVFMSDRVYNTIADGAGKTAVGHGYTYSGHPVSAAVGLACLDLYESGLLENGRKAGHRLMEGLRSLGDHPLVGDVRGRGMLAAIELVTDKERKTPLPPEADAARRIFDRAWDNGLVIRAFAHGVLGYAPPLCCTHEEIDSIIERTRMTLDQTLEDRDVRAAIKG is encoded by the coding sequence ATGTCAAGCAATTCGTTGATCGAACTGGATCGCGCGCATCTGGTTCACCCGGTCTCGTCTTACCGCAGCCACGAGGCGTCAGGTGTGCGGGTGCTAAGATCGGCGAAGGGCGCGACCCTGACCGATGCCTCGGGACATAAATTGCTCGACGGGTTTGCCGGCCTGTGGTGTGTCAATGCCGGGTACGGACAGGAAAGCATCGTTGAAGCAGCCACGAGGCAGCTGCGCGAACTGCCTTATGCGACAGGATATTTCGGATTGGGATCGGAGCCGGCCATTCGCCTCGCCGCCAGGCTGGCTGAATTGGCGCCCGGCGATCTGAACCATGTCTATTTCACGCTGGGTGGTTCCGATGCCGTCGACAGCACGATCCGCTTCATTCGGTACTACTATCACGCCAAGGCTATGCCGCAGAAGGACCAGTTCATCTCCGTGGAGCAAGGCTATCACGGATCCTCGACGGCGGGGGCCGGATTGACAGCGCTGCCGGCCTTTCATGCGGGCTTTGGGGTGCCTTATAGCTGGCAGCACAAAATTCCGTCGCACTATGCCTATCGCAATCCTGTCGGCTCCCATCCCCAGGCTATCATCGATGCGTCGATCGCGGCCCTGCGAGCGAAGATCGCCGAACTGGGCGCAGATCGCGTTGCGGCTTTTTATGTCGAGCCAATTCAGGGGTCAGGAGGCGTCCTCGTGCCACCGCCGTCTTGGCTGAAAGCCATGCACGCGGTTTGCAAGGAGAACGATATTCTGTTCGTTGCCGATGAGGTCATCACTGGCTTTGGTCGTGTCGGCCCATTTTTCGCCTGCGAAGAAGACGATGTCGTGCCGGATTTCATGACCACCGCAAAGGGACTGACGTCGGGCTATGTGCCGATGGGAGCCGTTTTCATGTCGGACCGCGTTTACAATACGATCGCGGACGGAGCCGGCAAGACGGCCGTCGGCCATGGCTACACCTATTCCGGACATCCCGTCAGTGCAGCGGTTGGGCTCGCGTGCCTGGATCTTTACGAGAGTGGCTTGCTGGAAAACGGGCGGAAGGCCGGACACCGCCTGATGGAGGGCCTTCGCTCGCTTGGCGATCATCCGCTTGTCGGTGATGTCCGGGGTCGCGGCATGCTGGCCGCAATCGAGCTTGTCACGGATAAGGAGCGCAAGACGCCCCTGCCACCGGAAGCGGACGCGGCGCGCCGCATCTTCGACCGCGCATGGGATAACGGTCTCGTCATCCGCGCCTTCGCCCACGGCGTACTGGGCTACGCGCCACCGCTCTGCTGCACGCATGAGGAAATCGACAGCATCATCGAACGAACTCGGATGACGCTCGACCAAACGCTCGAAGACAGGGACGTCCGCGCGGCGATAAAAGGATAA
- a CDS encoding ABC transporter ATP-binding protein, with translation MASSIQAVDSQDVALSVRDLSVSLPGGMERAHAVENISFDLKRGQILCIIGESGSGKSVTANAIMGLLPRVIRVSSGAIHLDGMNIAGLPAEKLRGLRGRVVSMIFQDPLSALNPLMTVGAQIEEAIAAHGIGTAKSRRSRAIELLTEVGLPDVQLMYHQYPFRLSGGQRQRVMIAIALALEPAILIADEPTTALDVTTQAQILKLIRDIQRRKGMSVMFITHDFGVVAEIADSVVVMEKGHVVEQGSAVQVLQSPNHPYTRRLIAAVPHLTGKDRIPLEAVGKAPILQVDGLMKTYRSGAKWFGATRTVPAVNDVSFDLAPGRTLGVVGESGSGKSSLGRLLIKLMDSDGGRILFEGRDVAGLSEAEFRPLRPRIQMIFQDPFASLNPRSTIGHILTVGPVAHGMSSAQAREEARGLLSHVGLDAGAFGRYPHEFSGGQRQRIGIARALMFKPTLLIADEAVSALDVSIQAQILKLLDQIQRETGVSMIFITHDLRVASQICDEIAVMQYGRIVECGPPSQIFLNPKSSYTRELVAAIPGEQRRHDRQTSANR, from the coding sequence ATGGCCTCTAGCATCCAGGCTGTAGACTCCCAAGACGTGGCGCTCTCGGTGCGCGACCTTAGCGTAAGCCTGCCGGGAGGGATGGAGCGGGCCCACGCCGTCGAGAATATCTCCTTCGATCTGAAGCGCGGTCAGATCCTGTGCATCATTGGAGAATCCGGATCGGGAAAGTCCGTGACAGCCAACGCGATCATGGGACTTCTGCCCAGGGTGATCCGAGTTTCCTCGGGCGCAATCCACCTGGACGGAATGAACATCGCGGGTCTGCCTGCCGAAAAGCTGCGCGGCCTGCGCGGACGGGTCGTGTCAATGATCTTTCAGGACCCGCTTTCGGCGCTCAATCCGCTGATGACTGTGGGTGCGCAGATCGAGGAGGCCATAGCGGCGCATGGCATCGGCACAGCGAAATCCCGCCGCAGCCGCGCGATTGAGTTGCTGACCGAAGTGGGTCTGCCGGATGTGCAACTGATGTATCATCAGTATCCGTTCCGGCTTTCGGGTGGGCAGCGACAGCGCGTGATGATCGCGATAGCCCTGGCGCTCGAGCCCGCGATCTTGATCGCGGACGAACCGACAACCGCACTCGACGTGACCACCCAGGCGCAGATCCTGAAGCTGATCCGCGACATTCAGCGCCGCAAGGGAATGAGCGTGATGTTCATCACGCACGATTTTGGGGTGGTGGCCGAGATCGCCGACAGCGTCGTGGTGATGGAGAAAGGCCATGTCGTCGAGCAGGGCAGTGCCGTTCAAGTTCTGCAATCGCCCAACCACCCTTACACGCGGCGGCTCATTGCGGCCGTCCCTCATCTGACAGGCAAGGACCGGATTCCTCTGGAAGCTGTTGGGAAAGCGCCGATCCTGCAGGTTGACGGTTTGATGAAAACCTATCGTAGCGGCGCCAAATGGTTCGGCGCGACGCGGACCGTGCCGGCGGTAAACGACGTATCGTTCGACCTGGCACCTGGGCGGACACTTGGCGTCGTGGGCGAAAGCGGCTCCGGCAAGTCGTCGCTAGGGCGGCTTTTGATCAAACTGATGGACAGTGACGGCGGTCGCATTCTGTTCGAGGGACGCGACGTTGCCGGGCTTTCTGAAGCCGAGTTCCGCCCGTTGCGGCCGCGGATCCAAATGATCTTTCAAGATCCTTTCGCCTCTCTCAACCCGCGCTCGACGATCGGTCACATCCTCACGGTCGGTCCGGTCGCGCATGGAATGTCTTCTGCGCAAGCACGGGAGGAGGCCCGGGGACTACTATCCCATGTGGGTCTCGACGCTGGCGCCTTTGGCCGCTATCCGCACGAGTTCTCCGGTGGGCAACGCCAACGCATCGGCATTGCTCGGGCGCTGATGTTCAAACCAACGCTGCTGATTGCCGATGAAGCAGTTTCAGCGCTCGATGTGTCGATCCAGGCCCAGATCTTGAAATTGCTGGATCAAATCCAGCGGGAGACCGGCGTCTCAATGATCTTCATTACCCACGATCTGCGCGTGGCCAGCCAGATCTGCGACGAAATCGCCGTGATGCAGTACGGGCGGATCGTAGAATGCGGACCACCCTCGCAGATATTCCTAAACCCGAAATCCTCCTACACGCGCGAACTGGTCGCGGCGATTCCTGGAGAGCAGCGGAGACACGACCGCCAGACTTCGGCAAACCGATGA
- a CDS encoding NAD(P)/FAD-dependent oxidoreductase, with translation MSAPLIHIESSPSLPQEADVVVIGGGVVGVFTAYYLARRGVKVALLEKGRVAAEQSSRNWGWCRQQNRDARELPIATRSLDLWEKVAQETGEDTGFRRCGLLYLSNDENELTGWAKWRDFARTVGVTTHMLSTKEASERGKATGRKWKGGVFSPTDGTADPSKAVPVAARAIMTAGGTVHQHCAARGVELSAGRVSGVVTELGTIRTKTVVMAGGAWASSFCNQLGIRFPQASVRQSILATAPGAAGLPDALHTALVSLTRRSSGGYTLAISGRARVDPTPQQFRFGREFVPMFARRWRSLAPGAFEGMRQGHESLAKWALGEVTPMELNRTLNPRPDMRQVRATYQRACELLPELRRVAISNVWAGYIDSTPDGVPAIGEVGAIPGFILAAGFSGHGFGIGPGAGHMIADIITGSEPIVDPRPYRPERLKMGAWGKVAEF, from the coding sequence ATGAGCGCGCCGCTAATACATATCGAATCCAGTCCGTCTCTGCCTCAAGAGGCTGACGTCGTCGTCATTGGCGGCGGCGTGGTGGGCGTGTTCACAGCTTACTATCTTGCCCGCCGCGGCGTTAAGGTCGCCTTGCTCGAAAAGGGGCGTGTCGCCGCCGAGCAGTCCAGTCGCAACTGGGGATGGTGTCGTCAACAGAATCGCGATGCGCGCGAGCTACCGATCGCCACCAGGAGTCTCGATCTTTGGGAGAAAGTAGCACAGGAGACCGGGGAAGACACGGGCTTCCGCCGCTGCGGGCTTCTCTATCTGTCGAACGACGAGAATGAGCTAACCGGCTGGGCGAAGTGGCGCGATTTTGCAAGGACGGTCGGCGTTACGACGCACATGTTGAGCACGAAAGAAGCGAGCGAGCGAGGCAAAGCGACGGGCCGCAAATGGAAAGGCGGCGTCTTCTCTCCAACAGACGGAACGGCAGACCCTTCGAAGGCTGTGCCCGTGGCCGCGCGTGCGATCATGACGGCTGGCGGCACGGTGCACCAGCACTGCGCCGCGCGCGGCGTAGAGCTCAGTGCCGGCCGGGTGAGCGGCGTGGTGACCGAACTGGGCACAATCCGGACCAAGACGGTGGTGATGGCAGGAGGGGCGTGGGCTTCTTCTTTCTGCAACCAGCTCGGCATTCGCTTCCCGCAGGCATCCGTTCGCCAATCCATTCTCGCGACGGCTCCAGGCGCAGCCGGTCTGCCCGATGCCCTGCACACTGCGCTCGTGTCACTTACGCGGCGTAGCAGCGGCGGGTACACGCTGGCAATCAGCGGGCGCGCGCGAGTCGATCCAACGCCGCAGCAATTCAGGTTCGGCCGCGAATTCGTGCCGATGTTCGCTCGCCGCTGGCGCAGTCTCGCCCCTGGAGCATTCGAGGGCATGCGCCAGGGTCACGAATCCCTGGCGAAATGGGCGCTCGGTGAGGTGACCCCGATGGAGCTGAACCGCACACTTAATCCCCGCCCCGACATGCGGCAGGTTCGGGCGACATATCAAAGAGCTTGCGAATTGCTGCCCGAGCTTCGGCGCGTCGCAATCTCTAATGTCTGGGCCGGCTATATCGACAGCACACCGGATGGCGTTCCCGCAATCGGTGAAGTGGGGGCGATTCCAGGCTTTATCCTCGCGGCCGGATTCAGCGGCCATGGCTTCGGGATTGGCCCTGGCGCGGGGCATATGATTGCCGACATCATTACCGGCAGCGAGCCGATCGTCGATCCGCGTCCCTACAGGCCGGAGCGTCTGAAAATGGGCGCTTGGGGCAAGGTCGCCGAGTTTTGA
- a CDS encoding haloacid dehalogenase type II, producing MTKFRPKYITFDCYGTLTNFDMAGAATRVYGSQLSSAAMAGFIKDFSAYRLDEVLGSWKPYSEVVHNSLERACKRNGVAFRPEHAQRINDEVPTWGPHPDVPAGLAKVAREIPLVILSNSMKNLIMSNVEKLGAPFHTVITAEETGAYKPHMKGFEYMFDKLGCGPEDITHVSSSFRYDLMTAYDLGIKSKVWVNRGHEPANPFYQYTEVEDIGGLAAAVGLEPLRKSA from the coding sequence ATGACGAAGTTCCGACCGAAATACATCACTTTCGATTGCTACGGCACGCTGACGAATTTCGACATGGCCGGCGCGGCAACGAGAGTCTACGGCTCCCAGCTTTCCTCCGCGGCGATGGCAGGGTTCATCAAGGACTTTTCAGCCTATCGCCTGGACGAGGTTCTCGGCAGTTGGAAGCCCTACTCCGAGGTCGTGCATAACTCGCTAGAGCGCGCCTGCAAGCGCAATGGCGTGGCATTTCGGCCGGAGCATGCCCAGCGCATCAATGACGAGGTTCCCACATGGGGTCCACATCCCGACGTTCCGGCGGGTCTGGCCAAAGTTGCCAGGGAGATTCCGCTGGTCATCCTGTCGAACTCCATGAAGAACCTCATCATGTCGAACGTGGAGAAGCTCGGCGCCCCCTTCCACACGGTCATCACGGCCGAGGAAACCGGCGCCTACAAGCCGCACATGAAGGGCTTTGAGTACATGTTTGATAAGCTGGGCTGCGGTCCGGAAGACATCACCCACGTCTCATCCTCCTTCCGCTATGACCTGATGACCGCCTACGACCTGGGCATCAAGAGCAAGGTATGGGTGAACCGCGGTCATGAGCCCGCGAACCCGTTCTATCAGTACACCGAGGTCGAAGACATCGGCGGGCTCGCCGCGGCAGTTGGCTTGGAGCCCCTTCGAAAAAGCGCGTGA
- a CDS encoding Lrp/AsnC family transcriptional regulator, whose protein sequence is MKLDKLDIKILCELQKNGRISNVELAELINLSPSPCLMRVKRLQSEGFITGYSAQIDVSKLGQPLIVFTEITLKNHRQIDFARFLTTVEKINAVVECHLVSGGYDYLVKFITAGISDYQAIMERLVEMDIGIDKYFSFVVLKSPIVKSHLPLESIFNN, encoded by the coding sequence ATGAAGCTTGATAAGCTCGACATCAAGATTTTGTGCGAATTGCAGAAGAATGGGCGGATTTCCAACGTCGAGCTCGCGGAGCTGATTAACCTTTCCCCGAGCCCATGCCTGATGCGCGTCAAAAGACTCCAGTCGGAGGGCTTTATCACCGGTTATTCCGCCCAGATCGACGTTTCCAAACTCGGACAACCCCTGATCGTCTTCACCGAGATCACGCTCAAAAATCATCGCCAGATCGATTTCGCTCGCTTTCTCACGACTGTTGAAAAGATCAATGCGGTCGTCGAATGCCATCTTGTTTCAGGCGGATACGATTATCTCGTGAAATTCATCACAGCAGGAATAAGCGATTACCAGGCAATCATGGAACGTCTTGTCGAAATGGACATCGGCATCGACAAATACTTCAGTTTTGTCGTGTTGAAGTCCCCTATTGTAAAATCCCATTTGCCTCTCGAAAGCATATTCAACAATTGA